The genome window TTCGGGTCGCCCCATTCCAGATACTCTCCCGTCGTCAGGGGCAGGCTGGCGTCCATCATGGTGTTCATCACGTCGACGAAGGGCACGGCCGCGTGCACGGCGTGGAACAGCTCGGGGCGCATGTTGACGACGGCGCCCATCAGCAAGCCGCCGGCGCTGCCGCCCTGGATGATGAGGCGGTTCGGGCTGGTCCATTTTTCGCGCACCAGATAGTCGGCGCTGTCGATGAAGTCATTGAAGGTGTTTTTCTTCTTCATCAGCATGCCGTCTTCATGCCAGGCTTCGCCCATGTCGGTGCCGCCGCGGATATGCGCCTGCGCATAGATGACGCCCCGCTCCAGCAGGCTGATGCGGCTGATGGAGAAAGTGGCTTCCGTGGAAATGCCATACGAGCCGTACGAGTACAGCAGCAGCGGCGCGGAACCGTCGAGCTTGACTCCCTTCTTGTAGACGACCCACAGCGGCACTTGCACGCCATCGCGCGCCTTCGCCCACAAGCGCTGCGTGGTGTAGCGGCTGCCGTCAAAGCCGCCGCCGATTTCCTGCTGTTTCAGTACCGTGCGCTTGCCATCCTTCATGCTGACATCGATGACGGTGGGCGGCGTGACGGGCGACTGGTACGACATGCGAAATTGCGTGGCGGAAAACTCTGGCGTGCCGACGGATGTGGCCAGGTAGACGGGGTCGTCGAACTGCACCGTCTTCCAGTTTTTATGCGCGAAATCGTAGATGCGCGCGCGGTTCAGGGCGCGCGCCTTTTCCATCACCACCAGGTAGCCCTGGAACACGTCGATGGACTGGATCACGGCATCCTTGTTGTGCGGCACGACGGGCTTCCAGTTCTTCGGCTGCGGCGCAGACAGCGGCGCGCTGACGACACGGAAGTTCTTCGCCTCCTTGTTGGTGACGATATACAACTGGCCGTCGCGGTGCTCGACGATGTAGCGGTGGCCTTTTTCGCGTTTCAGCACGCTCTGGAAACTGCCTTGCGGCTTGCTCGTTGGCAGCAGCAGCACTTCGCTCGTATCCGTGCTGCCCGAGGTCAGCACGAAGAACTGCTTGTCGTGCGTGCGATCCACATTGATGGTGAATTGCTCCACCGGCTCGTGGTAAACCTGTTGCGGCGCGCCGCCCAGGGCCAGGCGGAACAGCCGGTCCGAGCGCTTGGTGGTGGCGTCTTCCTGCGTCAGCATCAGGGTGGCATTGTCCGCCGCCCACGCCAGCGAGGTCACGCGCGGCATGCTATCGCCCAGCAGCTTGCCCGTCTTCAAATCCTTGACATGCAGCTCGTACTGGCGGAAACCCGTCGTGTCGGTGGTGTAGGCCAGCAATTGTTCATTCGGGCTGATGGCAAACGCGCGCACGGCAAAGAATTTGTGGCCTTCGGCCAATTGATTCTGGTCCAGCAGGATTTCTTCGACCGCCTGCGCATCGTAGGCACCGCTGGCGCCGACAGGACGGCGGCAATGCAGCGGATATTGCTTGCCCGCTTCCGTGCGCGTGTAATAGTAAAAGTTACCTTGGCGCGCAGGCACGGACAGGTCCACTTCCTGCATGCGGCCCTTGACTTCCGCAGTCACCTTGTCGGCCAGCGGCTGGATCGGGGCCGTGACGGCGGCCGTGTAGGCGTTTTCCGCATTCAGGTAATCGATCACGGCAGGATCGGTCTTTTTTTGCAGCCAGCGGTAGTCGTCCGTGACGACCGTGCCGTGGCGCGTTTCCTGCCAGGCCGTCCTGGCGGCGACAGGGGCGGTGGCATCGGCGGCCAGCGCGGATGGCGCCAGCGTGGACAGCAGGATGGATGAGCAGACGGCCATGTGGCGCAAAGCTTGATGTGCTGTAGACAAGGCAACTCCTTTTATAGTCGTGTCAGGATTGTAATCTTGCCATTGAGAAAAGCAACTGTGGTGCGCATGCGTTTCAACTTGCATCCACGGGCATTTCCAGCGATACTGTATATAACTACAGTATCCTGCCGCGAGGTGTCCTTGACCACATCTGCCTCCCCACTTCCCGAGCCACCCGCCCGCCGCTGGATAGCTCACCTGGACATGGATGCCTTCTTTGCCTCCGTGGAACTGCTGAAATATCCGGAATTGCGCGGCGAAGCCGTCGTCATCGGCGGCGGCCGACTGCAGCAACCGATGCTGCAGGAAGACGGCACGCGGCAATTCGCGCGCATGCGCGACTACGTGGGGCGCGGCGTCGTCACCACGTCGACGTATGCGGCGCGCGCGTTCGGCGTGTTTTCCGCCATGGGCATCATGAAGGCGGCGAAACTGGCGCCCGACAGCATCCTGCTGCCCGCCGATTTCGAGGCTTACCGCGAGTATTCGGCCCGCTTCAAGCAAGCCGTGGCCAATCTTGCCCCCATCATCCAGAACGTGGGCATCGATGAAATCTATGTCGACCTGACCGAACATGGCGAGCAGGCGCCGGCCATGGCGGCGCGCCTGAAGGCGGCCGTGTTCGAGGCGACGGGCCTGTCGTGCTCGGTCGGCCTGGCGCCCAACAAATTGTTGGCAAAAATCTGTTCCGACCTGGAAAAACCCGACGGGCTGACCATTTTGTCGCCCGAGGATGTCGAAACCAGGGTCTGGCCCTTGCCGGCAAAAAAGATCAATGGCATCGGCCCGAAGGCCACGGCCAAGCTGGAAGCGCTGGGCATCGTCAGCATCGGCGAGCTGGCGCAAGCCGACATGGCCATGCTGCGCACGCAGTTCGGCGACCTGTACACGGGCTGGCTGCGCCAGGCGGCGCTGGGCATCGACGAGCGGCCCGTCCAGACGAGCCGGGAAACCAAGTCCGTCAGCCGCGAGACGACGTTCGAGCGCGACTTGCAGGTGGTGCGCGACCGCGCCACCCTGTCGGAAAAGCTGGAAAGCCTGTGCACGCGCGTGGCGGGCGACCTCGATAAACAGTCGCTGGCGGGGCGCACGGTGGGCATCAAGCTGCGCTTCGAGGATTTCAGCACCGTCACGCGCGACATCACCTTGCCCAGCGCCACGGCGGACGCCGCCGCCATCCTGCGCGCCAGCCGCGATTGCCTGCGGCGCGTGCCATTTGACAAGAAAATCCGCCTGTTGGGCGTGCGCATCTCGACCTTGTCCGATCCGGCCGTTGTCACGCGGCAGGCGCCAGCCCAGGCGGAGCTGTTTCCCAGGCTCTAGCGGCGTTTCCTACAAGATACATACCGCGCCAGACCGCGCTTTTGACGGCATTTTCACGTCGAAAGTGTAGAATGGCGTTCCCCTGGCACTACTGAAACAAACGGAAGACAAAAACTATGTGGTTCAAGAATCTTCAGATTTACCGCCTGCCCGCACCATGGGCTTATACGCCAGAACAACTGGAAGAGGCCTTGTCCTCGAACAAATTTACGCCGGCGACCAGCATGGATCTGATGCGCCAGGGCTGGGATACGCCACGCCCGAACGGTGGCCTGGTCCACGTGGTCAACAAGCAAATGTTGATCCTGCTGGGCACGGAAAAGAAACTCTTGCCAGCGACCGTCATCAACCAGGTGGCCAAGGCTCGCGCCGCCGAGATGGAAGAAGCGCAAGGCTTTGCGCCCGGTAAAAAGGCCATGAAGGAATTGAAGGAGCGCGTGGCCGACGAGTTGCTGCCGCGCGCCTTCAGCATTCGCAGCAACGTCTGGACGTGGATCGACCCCGTCAATGGCTGGCTGGTGGTCGATGCGGCCAGCCCGGCGAAAGCCGATGAAGTCATCAAGCTGCTGCTCAAAGCCGTCGACAAACTGCCGCTGGAAAGCCTGCGCGTGCAGCGCTCGCCCGTGGCGGTGATGACGGAATGGCTGCAGGCCGAC of Janthinobacterium sp. PAMC25594 contains these proteins:
- a CDS encoding S9 family peptidase, producing MSTAHQALRHMAVCSSILLSTLAPSALAADATAPVAARTAWQETRHGTVVTDDYRWLQKKTDPAVIDYLNAENAYTAAVTAPIQPLADKVTAEVKGRMQEVDLSVPARQGNFYYYTRTEAGKQYPLHCRRPVGASGAYDAQAVEEILLDQNQLAEGHKFFAVRAFAISPNEQLLAYTTDTTGFRQYELHVKDLKTGKLLGDSMPRVTSLAWAADNATLMLTQEDATTKRSDRLFRLALGGAPQQVYHEPVEQFTINVDRTHDKQFFVLTSGSTDTSEVLLLPTSKPQGSFQSVLKREKGHRYIVEHRDGQLYIVTNKEAKNFRVVSAPLSAPQPKNWKPVVPHNKDAVIQSIDVFQGYLVVMEKARALNRARIYDFAHKNWKTVQFDDPVYLATSVGTPEFSATQFRMSYQSPVTPPTVIDVSMKDGKRTVLKQQEIGGGFDGSRYTTQRLWAKARDGVQVPLWVVYKKGVKLDGSAPLLLYSYGSYGISTEATFSISRISLLERGVIYAQAHIRGGTDMGEAWHEDGMLMKKKNTFNDFIDSADYLVREKWTSPNRLIIQGGSAGGLLMGAVVNMRPELFHAVHAAVPFVDVMNTMMDASLPLTTGEYLEWGDPNQKAAYDYMLSYSPYDNIARKNYPAMLVTTGLNDSQVMYWEPAKYVAKLRAYKTDGNPLLLKTNMGAGHGGASGRYNAIAENAFNMAWMLSQWNITE
- the dinB gene encoding DNA polymerase IV, which gives rise to MDAFFASVELLKYPELRGEAVVIGGGRLQQPMLQEDGTRQFARMRDYVGRGVVTTSTYAARAFGVFSAMGIMKAAKLAPDSILLPADFEAYREYSARFKQAVANLAPIIQNVGIDEIYVDLTEHGEQAPAMAARLKAAVFEATGLSCSVGLAPNKLLAKICSDLEKPDGLTILSPEDVETRVWPLPAKKINGIGPKATAKLEALGIVSIGELAQADMAMLRTQFGDLYTGWLRQAALGIDERPVQTSRETKSVSRETTFERDLQVVRDRATLSEKLESLCTRVAGDLDKQSLAGRTVGIKLRFEDFSTVTRDITLPSATADAAAILRASRDCLRRVPFDKKIRLLGVRISTLSDPAVVTRQAPAQAELFPRL
- a CDS encoding recombination-associated protein RdgC, whose amino-acid sequence is MWFKNLQIYRLPAPWAYTPEQLEEALSSNKFTPATSMDLMRQGWDTPRPNGGLVHVVNKQMLILLGTEKKLLPATVINQVAKARAAEMEEAQGFAPGKKAMKELKERVADELLPRAFSIRSNVWTWIDPVNGWLVVDAASPAKADEVIKLLLKAVDKLPLESLRVQRSPVAVMTEWLQADDAPAGFTVDMDTELRATGESKATVRYVRHTLEADDVRRHIAAGKQCTRLAMTWNDKISFVLTESLAIKSVKPLDVIKETESSTKNDDERFDGDVMLMTGELSKLMADVVEALGGEATA